Sequence from the Candidatus Accumulibacter similis genome:
GCCCTCGGCCTCAGTTCGGACGAAGTGCGCGAGCGCTTCAACAAGGTGCTGCTCGTCAAGCTCCTCGAACGCCTCCGCGAGGCCAACAAGGTGCTCGCGAAACTGGGGCAGACGGCGGTTCAGGGCCGTGCGTCGGCCCATGCCGGCGGCGGCTCGCCACCGCTTGAACTGCTCTGACAGGAGAGTCCCGCAATGCCCGACCTCGCCTCGCCCGCTTTCTGGATTGCCGTCCTGCAGATCATCGCCATCGACATCCTGCTCGGCGGCGACAATGCGGTGGTCATCGCCCTCGCCTGCCGCCGGCTGCCGGAGGCGCAACGCAACAAGGGCATCTTCTGGGGCGTCTTCGGCGCCATTGCCCTGCGCGTCGTCCTGATCTATTTCGCCCTGCAGCTGCTCGCCGTCCCTTACCTGAAGATCGTCGGCGGCTTGCTGCTGTTCTGGATCGGCATCAAACTGATCCTGCCCGAGCACGAGGACGCGCACGGCAACGTGCAGAGCAGCAGCACGCTGCTGGGAGCGATCAGGACGATCATCGTCGCCGACGCCGTCATGAGCGTGGACAACGTCATCGCCGTCGCCGGCGCAGCACACGGATCGATCGTCCTGGTCGTCTTCGGCATCGCCGTCTCGATCCCGGTGGTCGTCTGGGGCAGCAAGCTGGTGCTGACCCTCATGGATCGCTTTCCGGTCGTGATCACCGCCGGCGGCGGCCTGCTCGGCTGGATCGGCGGCGGCATGCTGCTCACAGACCCCGGATTCCCCGTGCACTGGCGAGACGTCGTCCCGCACAGCACCTCCATCGCATCCGGCGCTGGCGCCCTGCTGGTGGTCGTGGCCGGCAAGTGGCTGGCCCAGCGACGGCATGCCCGGGTTGCCCATGATGGACTGGCCACCGCCAAGGCGGCGACCGTTGACCGAGGAGATCCCACTTGAACACACGATGGTTGCTGCCCGTCGACGGGTCGCTGCCGGCGTTGCGCGCAGTCGATCATGTCATCGCCGAGGCGCTTGCCACGCCGCAAGAACTGGAGGTCCTGCTGCTGAACGTGCAGCACCCGCTGCCGTCCGATATCAGCCGCTTCGTCAGCACCGACGTCGTCCATGATTATCATCGCGAAACGGGCGACGCCGCGCTGGCCTCTGCCCGCGCCCGACTTCACGCGGCCGGAATCGGCCATGCCGAGCACGTCCTGGTCGGTGAGGTCGCACCGACGATCGTCGATTTCGCACGCGAAAACGACTGCGGGCTGATCATCATGGGAGCACGCGGCCTCGGAAGCGTGGCCGGTCTGCTTCTCGGATCGGTGACGCAGCGCGTGATCCATCTCACCGACCTGCCGGTGGTCGTCGTCAAGTAGTTCGGCGCAACCGCGCCGGCTTCCCTGCCTGCTCAGAGAACGTAGCGCGACAGATCCTCGTTTCGTGCCAGTTCGGCGAGGCGATCGTCGACGTAAGTGGCGTCGATGGCAAGATGTTCACCAGTTCCCTTGCCGGCGGTGAATGAGATCTCCTCGAGCAGACGCTCCATGACCGTGTACAGGCGGCGGGCACCGATGTTTTCCGTCCGCTCGTTGACCGACCAGGCAATCTCGGCCAGGCGCCTGATGCCGTCGGCAGAAAAGTCGAGCGCCACCCCTTCGGTCGCCAGCAGCGCCTGATACTGCTTGGTCAGGCAGGCGTCGGTCTGCGTCAGGATGCACTCGAAGTCGGCCACCGACAGCGATTCGAGCTCAACGCGGATCGGCAGCCGGCCCTGCAATTCGGGGATCAGGTCCGATGGCTTGGCAAGATGAAAGGCTCCGCTGGCAATGAACAGGATGTGATCGGTGCGGATCATCCCGTACTTGGTCGACACCGTCGTCCCTTCGACCAGCGGCAACAGGTCACGCTGCACCCCCTGGCGCGACACGTCCACACCATGCGCGTCGCTGCGCGACGCGATCTTGTCGATCTCGTCGAGAAAGACGATGCCATTCTGCTCGACATTGCGCACCGCGTCCAGCTTGACTTCCTCGTCATTGACCAGCTTGGCTGCTTCCTCGTCGATCAGCAGCCGGCGCGCCTCGCAAATCTTGAGCTTGCGCGCTTTCCTCCGGCCGCCGCCGATGTTCTGGAACATGCCCTGAATCTGCGCCGTCAACTCCTCCATGCCGGGCGGGGCGAAGATTTCCGCCTGCATCGATGGCGCCGCGACGTCCACCTCAACCTCCTTCTCGTCGAGTTCCCCCTCACGCAGCTTCTTGCGAAACTTCTGCCGCGTGGCACCTTCGTCGCCTGCCTGCGCATCATTGTAGAAACTGGCGCGGGCCGGCGGCAGCAGTGCGTCGAGCAGGCGATCCTCGGCAGCGTCCTCGGCGCGCAGCCTGACACCCTTCATCGCCCTTTCGCGACCACTCTTGACGGCGATCTCGACGAGGTCGCGAATGATCGTCTCGACGTCGCGGCCGACGTAGCCGACTTCGGTGAACTTGGTTGCCTCGACCTTGATGAACGGCGCGCTCGCCAGGCGTGCCAGGCGGCGAGCGATTTCCGTCTTGCCGACACCGGTCGGACCGATCATCAGGATGTTCTTCGGCGTGATCTCCTGCCGCAGCGGCTCGGCCACCTGCGCCCGACGCCAGCGATTGCGCAGGGCGATGGCCACCGCCTTCTTCGCCTTCCCCTGACCGACGATGTGCTTGTCGAGTTCGTGAACGATTTCCTGTGGCGTCATCGACGACATGGTTACTCCAGCACCTCGATGGTGAAGTTCTGATTGGTGTAGATGCACAGATCGCCGGCGATCTGCAACGACTTGCGGACCACTTCCGCCGCCGTGAGAGCGCTGTTCTCCACCAGGGCCCGCGCCGCCGAGTGGGCAAAGGCGCCGCCGGAACCAATCGCCACGATGCCGTACTCGGGCTCGAGGACATCACCGTTGCCGGTGATGATCAGCGATGCCTCGCGGTTCGCCACTGCCAGCATCGCGTCCAGCCGGCGCAGCGCACGGTCGCTGCGCCAGTCCTTTGCCAGTTCCACCGCCGAACGCAGGAGGTTGCCCTGGTGCTTGTCGAGCTTTGCCTCGAAGCGTTCGAAGAGGGTGAAGGCGTCGGCAGTGCCGCCGGCAAACCCGGCAAGAATCTTTCCTTGGTGAATCCGCCGAACCTTGCGCGCACTCGCCTTGACGACGATGTTGCCCAGCGTCACCTGCCCGTCCCCACCCATGGCAACGCTGTCGCCGCGGCGTACGGACAGGATCGTCGTGCCGTGGTACTGTTCCATATACTGGCTCCTTCGGGGGGGTTCTAGTTCCGCGCGAGAACGACCTCGGCCACGGCCCTGAGGCCAACGACACGGAACAACTCGGCCACCAGATGGTTCGGGTGGCGAAAGACGATCTGCCGGCCGGTTCCCTTGATCGTCGTCAGTACGTTGAGCAAGGCGCCGGCGCTGAGAAAGTCCATTCTCGTCACCCGCGAACAATCGATCAGCACCGGATCATTCGCCGCCGAGTAGGCGAGCAGATCGCCAAAGCGCGACGACTTGACCTCGCCCTTGATGACGTATGCCTCGGCCATCAGGTCGTCGGCTGCCGCCAGCACCAACGGAGCCGGCCCGGTGGCGGCCACCCGCTGCGCTTCCCACGAAGGAGGTGAAATCTCGAAATTCACTGCGTACTGGATGGCCAGTTCTTCGAACACCTCCTGCTGACCATACAACTGACAGAACTCGAGTTGCAGCAACCAGCAGGCACGGTCACTCGGTAGACCCGGCACGACGCGACTGTCAAGCAGGCTGGCGACGTGGTCGCGGTTGAGCAATTCGATTTCGTGCCGACTCTTGTGCGCCTGCTGCAGCAGACATAGAAGGCGCTCGCAACCGGCATCGTCGAGCCGGCGCACCTTGGCAAGATCGAGACGCAGGTGCTGGTTGGTCGCAAGCGCCTGCCGCACGCTGGCGAAGGCGGCCTCGTTGTCGCCCGTCAGATCGCCCTTGAACAGGACAGTACCGGCCTTGATCAGCACGGGCGCGGCCCGCACCGCCTCCTGCCAGCCCGGCGGCGACTTCTCGAAGGCCTGCGCGTACTCGATGCCGAGTGCTTCGAAAGGGCCTTTCTGCCCGCTGACGCGAAAGAGGTCGAAAAGCATCAGCCAGAGCCGCTCGCCGGTGCCGCTGCGGTACAGGCGGGTCGCGTGCTCGAGTCGCGAGCGCACGGCAGCATCCTGGCCGTTGGCGTAGAGCATTGCGGCTTCTTCCGCCTCGGCATCGATCGGGTCAAGCTCGACCTCGGGCTGGAAGTTCGGCTCCATGGCGCTGAACACGAACTCACTCAGATCGAGCGGTGGCGCATCGCTCTTCGTCACCGGTGTCGCGAATGGCAGGTCAGCCCGGTTCAAGCCGATCGGAGCCGCCGGCGCATGCCGGACCCTGTCCTCCGCCGGTGCACCGGCAACCGTGCCACGCTCGTCGGCACTGCGCGGAGTGGCGGCTGGCCGGGTCCCCATCTTCTTGTCCGGCTGCTTCTTGAAGAACGAAAAAACCATGGCTGGCTACGAGCGGCTGATCCAGTGGCAACAAACCACTCTTGTAACACATCGTTCCACAGACTGCAATTTCAATCCGCAGCAACCAGCCGCGGACCGCGACACGTCTACCGCAGGTGGCGGCGGCAGCGGATCGGGCACGCTTCTGCCGGCTGAGCGCTGGCGGGACGGCCGGCGAACACGTCCTGGCTTTGGTTCATACCCACTTCTTGCTAGAATTCGACCCTCACGCGACAGACATCCGCTGCCTGGCCAGGAAAGCCTACCCTATGCGCCCGATCCTTCGCAGGCTCTTGCCGGCAACCGTGCCGGCAATGGTCCTCGTCCTGTTCTTCGCTTTCCCCATCCCCAGCGCCGTCGCCAGCGAACTGGCGGAAGCCGAGCGCCTGTTGAAGCAGGGCCAGGCACCGCAGGCGCTGGCGAAGGTCGAGACCTACGTGGCAGGCAAGCCGCGCGAACTGCAGGGCCGCTTCCTCAAGGGGCTGATCCTGATGGAGATGAATCGCCCGAGCGAGGCCATCACCGTGTTCACGCAGATCAGCGACGACTACCCCGAGTTGCCCGAGCCCTACAACAACCTGGCGGTTCTCTACGCCCGGCAACAGCAGTTGGAGCGCGCGCGCATGCTGCTGGAGATGGCGATCCGGACGCACCCGGGTTACGCGCTTGCGCGCGAGAACCTCGGCGACGTCCTGCTGCGATTGGCCAGCCAGTCCTATGATGAAGCGCTGCGACTCGATCCGGGCAACAAGGGGATGCAGGCCAAGCAGGCCCGCCTGCGCGAGTTGAATGTCGCACCGTCGCCGGGCGCCATCCGCTGAGGGCCGCGCAGCAGTCCGCCCGGAGCAACCGGTGATGAGCAGAATGGCGGCAGTGACCGTGAACTCGCGACTGCGGCCGGCGACCCGCCACAGCACGTCCTGATGGCAGGCTTTCGCGGGGCGGCCAGCGCAGCCACCTGGTCCGCAGCCGATCACCGACACTGAAGCCGTCCCAGCCCCATCGCAGAGAACGCGCATGCCATCGCCCCTGCTCCGCCGCCTGCTCGCGGCCCTCCTTGTCGCAGCGCTGATCGCTGGCGGCATCTGGTGGCTAGGCAGGCCGCAGCCAGTCACCGTCGTGCTGCGGGAGATCGACCGTGGCTTGGTCGAATCCACCATCGCGAATACCCGCGCGGGAACGGTCGAGGCCTGTCAGCGCACCCGCCTGTCGACGATCACCGGCGGCCGCATCGAAGTCCTGGCGGTGAAGGAAGGAGACCGCGTGCGCCAGGGCCAGTTGCTGATGAAGCTCTGGAACGACGACCAGCAGGCGCAGAGCGCCTGGCTTCTCACGCAGGTCGCGACCGCCCGACGGCGCGTCGACGAAGCCTGCGTCACGGCCGCCAACGCCGAGCGTGAGGCGGCGCGGCAGACAGCGCTGCGGGCGCAGGGTTTCGTCTCCGGAGCACGCGAGGAAGGAGCGCGCACCGAGGCGCTCGCCCGCCACGCCGGCTGCCAGGCGGCGCAGGCGGATCTCAGGCAGACGGAAGCGAGGGTCAGGCTGAGCCGGGTCGAGCAGGGACGGACCGTCCTTTACGCACCGTTCGCCGGTACCATCGCCAAGATCGTCGGTGAGGTCGGCGAATACTCGACACCCTCACCTCCCGGCGTGCCGACGCCGCCGGCAATCGACCTCATCGACGACTCCTGCCTCTACATCAAGGCGCCGATGGACGAAGTGGACGCGCCGAAGATCAGCGCCGGACAGTCGGTGCGAATCAGCCTGGACGCCCTGCCCGGGCGCTCGTTCCCGGGGACGGTAAGGCGCGTCGCGCCCTACGTTTCGGCAGTCGAGAAGCAGGCACGCACCGTCGACATCGAGGCCACCTTCAACGACCCGGCGGCTGCGGGCAGACTGCTGGTCGGTTACAGCGCCGATGTCGAGGTGATCCTGGCAGTCCGCGACTCTGTCCTGCGCGTGCCGACATCGGCGCTGCTCGAGGGCAACCGGGTGCTGGTGGCACAGCCCGATGGCCTGCTCGCCGAACGCAGGATCAGGACCGGGCTCGCGAACTGGGAGTTCACCGAGGTCAGCGAAGGGCTGCAGGCAGGCGAGCGGGTCGTAACCTCGCTCGAACGGGCGGGGGTCAAGGCGGGAGCGCCCTACATTGCCGAGCGTGCATCTGCGGCTGGCGGCAAGTGAGCGATGACGGCGCCGCTGATCGAGCTGTCGCGCATCGAAAGGGTCTTTCATCTCGGTGACAGCCAGGTACACGCCCTGCGGTCGATCGACCTCTGCATTGCCGCCGGCGAGTATGTGGCGGTGATGGGGCCGTCGGGTTCGGGCAAGTCGACGCTGCTCAACCTGCTCGGCCTGCTCGACCGCCCCGACAGCGGCAGCTACCGCCTCGCCGGCCGCGACGTCACCACACTCTCCGCCGACGAGCAGGCGCGCGTGCGCAGCGAGCGGATCGGCTTCGTCTTCCAGAGTTTTCACCTCGTTCCACGGTTGACCGCGGCCGAGAACATCGCGCTGCCGATGGTGCTCGCCGGCATCCCGCCGGCGCAACGTGGCGAACGCCTGCGGCAGGCGCTGCGCGACTATGGGCTGGAGAACCGGGCCGACCACCGACCCGACCAGCTCTCGGGCGGACAGCGCCAGCGCGTGGCGATCGCCCGCGCAACGATCATGCAGCCGGCGCTGGTCCTCGCCGACGAGCCCACCGGCAACCTCGACCGGACGACCGGCGAGGAGGTCATGCGTCTGCTCGAAGAACTCAACCGCGGCGGCGTCACCCTGATCGTCGTCACCCACGACGGCGCCCTTGGCGCGCGCGCGCGCCGGCAACTGCTGATGGCGGACGGCAGCCTGCAGCAGGATCGCCCGCGCAGCGGCGGCACGCGGAGCGAAACATGCGCACTGCCGACCTGATCCGTTTCGCGCGCGACGCGGCAACCGGCAACCCCCTGCGCACTGGCCTGCTGGTCCTCGCCATGGCGATCGGCG
This genomic interval carries:
- a CDS encoding TerC family protein gives rise to the protein MPDLASPAFWIAVLQIIAIDILLGGDNAVVIALACRRLPEAQRNKGIFWGVFGAIALRVVLIYFALQLLAVPYLKIVGGLLLFWIGIKLILPEHEDAHGNVQSSSTLLGAIRTIIVADAVMSVDNVIAVAGAAHGSIVLVVFGIAVSIPVVVWGSKLVLTLMDRFPVVITAGGGLLGWIGGGMLLTDPGFPVHWRDVVPHSTSIASGAGALLVVVAGKWLAQRRHARVAHDGLATAKAATVDRGDPT
- a CDS encoding universal stress protein yields the protein MNTRWLLPVDGSLPALRAVDHVIAEALATPQELEVLLLNVQHPLPSDISRFVSTDVVHDYHRETGDAALASARARLHAAGIGHAEHVLVGEVAPTIVDFARENDCGLIIMGARGLGSVAGLLLGSVTQRVIHLTDLPVVVVK
- the hslU gene encoding ATP-dependent protease ATPase subunit HslU; its protein translation is MSSMTPQEIVHELDKHIVGQGKAKKAVAIALRNRWRRAQVAEPLRQEITPKNILMIGPTGVGKTEIARRLARLASAPFIKVEATKFTEVGYVGRDVETIIRDLVEIAVKSGRERAMKGVRLRAEDAAEDRLLDALLPPARASFYNDAQAGDEGATRQKFRKKLREGELDEKEVEVDVAAPSMQAEIFAPPGMEELTAQIQGMFQNIGGGRRKARKLKICEARRLLIDEEAAKLVNDEEVKLDAVRNVEQNGIVFLDEIDKIASRSDAHGVDVSRQGVQRDLLPLVEGTTVSTKYGMIRTDHILFIASGAFHLAKPSDLIPELQGRLPIRVELESLSVADFECILTQTDACLTKQYQALLATEGVALDFSADGIRRLAEIAWSVNERTENIGARRLYTVMERLLEEISFTAGKGTGEHLAIDATYVDDRLAELARNEDLSRYVL
- the hslV gene encoding ATP-dependent protease subunit HslV, giving the protein MEQYHGTTILSVRRGDSVAMGGDGQVTLGNIVVKASARKVRRIHQGKILAGFAGGTADAFTLFERFEAKLDKHQGNLLRSAVELAKDWRSDRALRRLDAMLAVANREASLIITGNGDVLEPEYGIVAIGSGGAFAHSAARALVENSALTAAEVVRKSLQIAGDLCIYTNQNFTIEVLE
- a CDS encoding STAS domain-containing protein; this translates as MVFSFFKKQPDKKMGTRPAATPRSADERGTVAGAPAEDRVRHAPAAPIGLNRADLPFATPVTKSDAPPLDLSEFVFSAMEPNFQPEVELDPIDAEAEEAAMLYANGQDAAVRSRLEHATRLYRSGTGERLWLMLFDLFRVSGQKGPFEALGIEYAQAFEKSPPGWQEAVRAAPVLIKAGTVLFKGDLTGDNEAAFASVRQALATNQHLRLDLAKVRRLDDAGCERLLCLLQQAHKSRHEIELLNRDHVASLLDSRVVPGLPSDRACWLLQLEFCQLYGQQEVFEELAIQYAVNFEISPPSWEAQRVAATGPAPLVLAAADDLMAEAYVIKGEVKSSRFGDLLAYSAANDPVLIDCSRVTRMDFLSAGALLNVLTTIKGTGRQIVFRHPNHLVAELFRVVGLRAVAEVVLARN
- a CDS encoding tetratricopeptide repeat protein, coding for MRPILRRLLPATVPAMVLVLFFAFPIPSAVASELAEAERLLKQGQAPQALAKVETYVAGKPRELQGRFLKGLILMEMNRPSEAITVFTQISDDYPELPEPYNNLAVLYARQQQLERARMLLEMAIRTHPGYALARENLGDVLLRLASQSYDEALRLDPGNKGMQAKQARLRELNVAPSPGAIR
- a CDS encoding efflux RND transporter periplasmic adaptor subunit is translated as MPSPLLRRLLAALLVAALIAGGIWWLGRPQPVTVVLREIDRGLVESTIANTRAGTVEACQRTRLSTITGGRIEVLAVKEGDRVRQGQLLMKLWNDDQQAQSAWLLTQVATARRRVDEACVTAANAEREAARQTALRAQGFVSGAREEGARTEALARHAGCQAAQADLRQTEARVRLSRVEQGRTVLYAPFAGTIAKIVGEVGEYSTPSPPGVPTPPAIDLIDDSCLYIKAPMDEVDAPKISAGQSVRISLDALPGRSFPGTVRRVAPYVSAVEKQARTVDIEATFNDPAAAGRLLVGYSADVEVILAVRDSVLRVPTSALLEGNRVLVAQPDGLLAERRIRTGLANWEFTEVSEGLQAGERVVTSLERAGVKAGAPYIAERASAAGGK
- a CDS encoding ABC transporter ATP-binding protein — protein: MTAPLIELSRIERVFHLGDSQVHALRSIDLCIAAGEYVAVMGPSGSGKSTLLNLLGLLDRPDSGSYRLAGRDVTTLSADEQARVRSERIGFVFQSFHLVPRLTAAENIALPMVLAGIPPAQRGERLRQALRDYGLENRADHRPDQLSGGQRQRVAIARATIMQPALVLADEPTGNLDRTTGEEVMRLLEELNRGGVTLIVVTHDGALGARARRQLLMADGSLQQDRPRSGGTRSETCALPT